A stretch of Halichondria panicea chromosome 1, odHalPani1.1, whole genome shotgun sequence DNA encodes these proteins:
- the LOC135339989 gene encoding uncharacterized protein LOC135339989 isoform X2 → MRLVTIPRSRSENFTIPVPSGSYTMITFDLENSSLPRIPISMAADVKNMTMATTGGEGSTSPPPSKGISATKLTNGSVEVTCSDSALSCLVLFQSSTTILDGVIVGFINSTYNSTVLSLKKDYGDGYVVVYSWNSLESIFEGEVSFIIQLDLLTTAPTTPPTSDPQTDPPPPNIESLPISVIAGRFLVL, encoded by the exons ATGAGATTGGTCACTATCCCTCGTAGCAGGAGTGAGAATTTCACCATACCTGTTCCCAGTGGAAGTTACACAATGATAACTTTTGATCTGGAGAATAGTTCTTTACCAAGAATTCCCATCTCAATGGCAGCAGATGTTAAGAATATGACGATGGCCACCACTGGTGGTGAAG GAAGTACCAGTCCACCACCCAGTAAGGGCATTAGTGCAACGAAGTTAACAAATGGAAGTGTTGAAGTGACCTGCTCTGACTCTGCCCTGAGTTGTCTAGTCTTGTTCCAATCCTCCACCACCATTTTGGACGGAGTGATTGTCGGTTTCATCAACTCAACATATAATTCAACTGTCCTTTCTCTGAAGAAGGACTATGGTGATGGCTATGTGGTGGTGTACTCTTGGAATAGTTTGGAGTCCATCTTTGAAGGAGAGGTATCCTTCATTATACAATTGGATCTACTCACCA CTGCTCCCACTACACCTCCAACGTCTGATCCACAAACAGACCCACCTCCTCCTAATATTGAGTCCCTGCCAATATCAGTTATCGCTGGTAGGTTTCTAGTGCTATAA
- the LOC135339989 gene encoding uncharacterized protein LOC135339989 isoform X1: MLYLSLSIVWTSTVQLWNQLKQLFLILCVDWLMEYIFTYSNPISVCDRFSFTVTPTEGEMRGTTSEPVTGFFTRAEGSIEERHRVRESEENKSVGFKAIIPSCTRFTRYHVDSDLLTTPINLPITDPLLFDGSLSFSLPTDKMTEYSVTLTDENGIDLVFENIPISTFDVQDLLVSECPGGGDLCLNIVYVEGTVSPGALVCVIRIIDG, encoded by the exons ATGCTCTACCTCTCACTGAGTATTGTGTGGACATCAACAGTACAACTCTGGAATCAACTCAAACAGTTGTTTTTGATTCTGTGTGTGGACTGGTTAATGGAGTACATCTTCACGTACTCCAACCCCATCAGTGTGTGTGACAGATTCTCCTTCACTGTGACTCCTACTGAAGGAGAGATGAGGGGAACAACCAGTGAACCAGTTACTGGGTTCTTTACGAGGGCAGAAG GTAGTATTGAAGAACGACATCGTGTTCGTGAAAGTGAGGAGAATAAGTCAGTAGGGTTTAAAGCCATT ATACCAAGTTGCACAAGGTTCACTCGGTATCATGTGGACTCTGACCTATTGACTACCCCAATCAACCTTCCAATCACGGACCCTCTTCTGTTTGATGGCTCACTCAGTTTCTCCCTCCCCACTGACAAGATGACAGAATACAGTGTCACACTGACTGATGAGAATGGAATAGACCTCGTGTTTGAAAATATTCCAATCA GTACATTTGATGTTCAAGACCTCCTAGTGTCTGAATGTCCTGGTGGTGGTGATCTTTGTTTGAACATTGTGTATGTTGAAGGTACTGTCTCTCCCGGAGCTCTTGTCTGTGTGATACGTATCATTGATGGATAG